A DNA window from Insulibacter thermoxylanivorax contains the following coding sequences:
- a CDS encoding TraR/DksA C4-type zinc finger protein has protein sequence MNHLNMVSIQHLKEKLLREKKELEEWLDSGERFDLAESQREQSGELSMIDNHPGDTATEIYERGKDIALLERREHRLEQVMLALASMETGTYGLCAVCGNEIPYERLDAVPSTPYCIEHAEQEVSERRPIEEEFMQPPFGRTSLDGADHTGFDREDAWRIVASWGNSNSPALAEDRQIEDYDDVVLEEDEQEGYVEPIESFLATDLYGDKVTVVRNKAYYRYLADEEGDRELEILTQDEADETAQPKPSR, from the coding sequence TTGAATCATCTGAACATGGTCAGCATACAGCATCTCAAAGAGAAATTGCTGCGAGAGAAGAAGGAGTTGGAAGAGTGGCTGGACAGCGGCGAACGCTTCGACCTTGCTGAATCGCAGCGTGAACAAAGCGGCGAGCTCTCCATGATCGACAACCATCCCGGCGATACAGCCACCGAGATCTACGAACGTGGCAAGGATATCGCCCTGCTGGAGAGGCGGGAACATCGATTGGAGCAGGTCATGCTCGCTCTGGCAAGCATGGAAACGGGAACCTACGGCCTGTGCGCCGTCTGCGGCAATGAGATCCCGTATGAGCGGCTGGATGCCGTGCCCTCTACTCCGTATTGCATAGAGCATGCGGAACAGGAGGTATCCGAGCGGCGGCCGATCGAGGAGGAATTCATGCAGCCGCCCTTCGGCAGGACAAGCTTGGACGGTGCGGATCATACGGGGTTCGATAGGGAAGATGCTTGGAGAATCGTCGCTTCTTGGGGGAACTCCAACTCCCCGGCTTTGGCTGAAGATCGTCAGATCGAAGATTACGACGATGTCGTCCTCGAAGAGGATGAGCAGGAAGGATACGTGGAGCCGATCGAAAGTTTCTTAGCTACGGATCTCTATGGAGATAAAGTCACCGTCGTGCGCAACAAAGCCTACTACCGCTATCTGGCCGACGAGGAAGGCGACCGCGAACTGGAGATCCTGACGCAGGATGAAGCTGATGAAACTGCACAGCCGAAGCCTAGCCGTTAG
- a CDS encoding DUF5665 domain-containing protein: MADAKHMNHSSSSKPAKQPGYAGESALRGAAPADADERKGYLQEQLQAFIDGLKFKEIAEYVQLMNHPRKLIINNFLSGIARGVGIAMGLSVFLVTALYVLRALGTLNLPIIGDYIADIVKVVQAQLEGRTY, translated from the coding sequence GTGGCTGATGCCAAACATATGAATCATTCGAGTTCTTCGAAACCTGCGAAGCAGCCGGGTTATGCGGGCGAATCCGCCTTGCGCGGGGCGGCCCCTGCGGACGCTGATGAACGGAAGGGATATCTGCAGGAGCAGCTGCAAGCCTTCATCGACGGCCTGAAGTTTAAGGAGATCGCCGAATATGTGCAGCTGATGAATCATCCCCGTAAGCTGATCATCAACAATTTCTTGTCGGGCATCGCCCGCGGCGTCGGCATCGCGATGGGGCTGTCCGTCTTCCTCGTGACGGCTCTGTATGTGCTGCGCGCCCTGGGTACCCTCAATTTGCCGATCATCGGTGATTATATCGCGGATATCGTGAAGGTCGTGCAAGCGCAGCTGGAGGGAAGGACATACTGA